A stretch of Xenopus laevis strain J_2021 chromosome 8S, Xenopus_laevis_v10.1, whole genome shotgun sequence DNA encodes these proteins:
- the ubac1.S gene encoding uncharacterized protein LOC734813, protein MFVQEEKIFAGKLLRLHICSVDGGEWLEEVTEEMSVEKLKEKCLKHCFHGSLEDPKSLTHHRLVHASSERVLSESKTAAEENLQDNDVLLLVKKRPPPPPPKMAEVSAEEKRKQDQKAPDKDAILKATADLPARNTDRTVAHHNMRDFQTELRKILVSLIEVAQKLLALNPDAVELFKKANAMLDEDDEDRVDEVALRQLTEMGFPESRAVKALRLNHMSVTQAMEWLIEHADDPTADAPLPCENSSEAAGETEVKPVLGASADDPKDELTEIFKKIRRKREFRPDPRAVVALMEMGFDENEVIDALRVNNNLQDAACEWLLGDRKPSPEDLDKGIETTSPLFQAILDNPVVQLGLTNPKTLLAFEDMLENPLNSTQWMNDPETGPVMLQISRIFQTLNRT, encoded by the exons ATGTTCGTGCAGGAGGAGAAGATCTTCGCCGGGAAGCTCCTCAGGCTCCACATCTGTTCCGTGGATGGGGGCGAGTGGCTGGAGGAGGTCACGGAGGAGATGTCGGTGGAGAAGCTGAAGGAGAAGTGTCTCAAGCAC TGTTTCCACGGCAGCTTGGAAGATCCAAAAAGCTTAACCCATCACAGGCTGGTCCATGCCTCTTCTGAGCGGGTGCTCTCTGAAAGCAAGACGGCGGCTGAAGAGAACCTTCAAGACAATG ATGTCCTGCTGTTGGTCAAGAAGAGACCACCGCCTCCACCACCAAAGATGGCTGAAGTCTCTGCTGAGGAGAAG AGGAAGCAAGATCAGAAAGCTCCAGATAAAGACGCCATTCTCAAGGCAACAGCCGACCTTCCGGCTCGCAACACCGACCGCACTGTGGCTCACCACAACATGAGAGAT TTTCAGACTGAGCTCAGGAAGATATTGGTGTCCCTCATTGAAGTCGCTCAGAAACTGCTGGCACTGAACCCAGATGCAGTTGAGCTGTTCAAGAAAGCCAACG CCATGCTGGACGAAGACGACGAGGATCGGGTGGATGAAGTCGCACTGCGGCAGCTTACGGAAATGGGGTTCCCAGAAAGCAGAGCTGTGAAAGCCCTCCGCTTAAATCA CATGTCAGTAACGCAAGCCATGGAGTGGTTAATTGAGCATGCCGATGATCCCACGGCCGACGCACCTCTCCCATGCGAGAATTCCTCGGAGGCTGCAGGGGAAACAGAAGTGAAGCCAGTGCTTGGAGCCAGCGCAGACGACCCCAAGGATGAACTCACagaaatatttaagaaaatcCGCAGGAAAAGAGAGTTCCGTCCAGACCCTCGT GCTGTTGTTGCATTAATGGAGATGGGCTTTGATGAAAACGAAGTTATTGATGCCCTGCGAGTGAACAACAATCTGCAAGACGCCGCC TGTGAGTGGCTGTTGGGTGACCGGAAGCCATCGCCGGAGGACTTGGACAAGGGGATTGAAACGACTAGCCCGTTATTTCAAGCCATTCTCGATAACCCTGTAGTACAGCTAGGCCTAACTAATCCTAAAACACTGTTAG CTTTTGAAGATATGCTCGAAAACCCATTAAACAGCACTCAGTGGATGAACGACCCAGAAACGGGCCCTGTGATGCTTCAGATCTCTAGGATTTTCCAAACCTTAAACCGCACATAG